A genomic stretch from SAR202 cluster bacterium includes:
- the tsaD gene encoding tRNA (adenosine(37)-N6)-threonylcarbamoyltransferase complex transferase subunit TsaD, whose amino-acid sequence MIILGIETSCDETAISVVENGSNLLSNVIRSQVEIHAQHGGIVPEIASRAHVAAIIPALQQSLNNANVKIEEVDKIGVTFGPGLAGSLLVGVNLAKTLAYIYKKPLLGINHIEAHIYSSWLEKDNFSPKFPLICMVASGGHTELILMRNHGDYEILGQTKDDAAGEAFDKAARVLGLSYPGGPEIQKHASNELDVSDLVMPRPLLREGLDFSFSGLKTAFLNKARAKSKEIGFDLTQDSQLVSRMAWEFQEAITEVLATKIERAINISGAKMAIVGGGVAANARLRERIEGEIRQVPVVIPRPGLCIDNGAMIAACAYFKQYEHNIELDVNPGLSIEDDPVSNYL is encoded by the coding sequence ATGATAATACTAGGAATAGAAACATCTTGTGACGAAACGGCCATATCTGTTGTAGAAAATGGTTCGAATTTATTATCAAATGTAATTCGTTCTCAGGTGGAAATCCATGCCCAACATGGGGGGATTGTGCCCGAGATCGCATCGCGAGCCCATGTTGCTGCAATTATCCCAGCTTTGCAACAATCGCTAAATAATGCAAATGTAAAAATTGAAGAAGTAGATAAAATAGGAGTAACTTTTGGCCCTGGATTGGCTGGATCTCTTTTAGTAGGTGTAAATCTTGCAAAAACCCTAGCCTATATTTACAAAAAACCTTTATTAGGTATTAACCATATAGAGGCACATATATATAGCTCCTGGTTGGAAAAGGACAACTTCTCTCCAAAATTTCCTTTGATTTGTATGGTTGCTTCTGGTGGCCACACGGAATTAATTTTGATGAGAAATCACGGAGATTATGAAATTTTAGGCCAAACCAAAGATGACGCCGCGGGAGAAGCTTTTGATAAAGCTGCTAGAGTTCTTGGCTTAAGTTACCCAGGGGGGCCTGAAATACAAAAACACGCATCAAATGAATTAGATGTATCTGATTTAGTTATGCCTAGGCCACTGTTAAGAGAAGGTTTGGATTTTAGCTTTAGTGGTTTAAAAACAGCTTTTTTAAATAAGGCTAGGGCAAAATCTAAAGAAATTGGTTTTGATTTGACACAAGACTCACAACTTGTCTCCAGAATGGCCTGGGAATTTCAGGAAGCCATTACAGAAGTCTTAGCGACGAAAATAGAACGGGCAATTAATATATCTGGTGCCAAAATGGCTATTGTTGGAGGAGGAGTGGCAGCAAATGCTAGATTGAGAGAAAGAATTGAAGGCGAAATCAGGCAAGTTCCGGTGGTAATACCTCGCCCCGGTTTGTGTATTGATAATGGTGCCATGATAGCAGCCTGTGCTTATTTTAAGCAATATGAGCATAATATAGAGTTAGACGTTAATCCTGGTTTGTCTATAGAAGATGACCCTGTTAGTAATTATCTATAG
- a CDS encoding ammonium transporter, whose translation MNDTGNLAWMITASALVLLMTPGLAFFYGGLVRAKNIVNTMMFSFISMGLATIVWVLWGYSLAFSGGGAFIGNLEMIGLNGLDVTDGDTIIFVAFQGMFAIITPALITGAFAERFKFSTYMVFLVLWLTFVYAPICHWVWASDGWLFKRGALDFAGGTVVHINAGIAAVAAAWLLGPRRNISSGVEPHSVPFVLLGAGLLWFGWFGFNAGSELASDARATMAFLVTNIAAGTALTVWVILQYLKTGRFSAVGAASGAVGGLVAITPASGFVNPLGALVIGAGAGALCYGAVIVRSNFNLDDALEVFPVHGIGGIWGAIMTGVFAVEAIGGTKGLLEGNGSIMIEQIIAVVATLVYGFIVSAVILKALDMVMGLRVSETDEDIGTDLTSHGERGYVADGADA comes from the coding sequence ATGAACGATACTGGTAATTTAGCATGGATGATCACCGCGAGTGCATTAGTCCTATTAATGACGCCCGGGTTAGCTTTTTTCTATGGAGGTTTGGTACGAGCTAAAAACATAGTAAATACCATGATGTTCAGCTTTATTTCTATGGGCCTTGCAACCATTGTATGGGTTCTCTGGGGGTATAGTTTAGCATTTAGTGGTGGCGGTGCTTTTATTGGTAATTTAGAAATGATTGGTTTAAATGGTTTAGACGTAACTGATGGAGATACAATTATATTTGTAGCATTTCAAGGTATGTTTGCAATTATTACACCTGCACTAATTACAGGAGCATTTGCTGAAAGATTTAAGTTTTCAACATATATGGTTTTCTTAGTACTTTGGCTAACTTTTGTATACGCTCCTATTTGTCATTGGGTTTGGGCCTCAGATGGTTGGTTATTTAAAAGAGGTGCTTTAGATTTTGCTGGTGGTACTGTAGTTCATATCAACGCAGGAATTGCAGCAGTCGCTGCAGCATGGCTTCTAGGTCCTAGAAGAAATATAAGTTCAGGAGTTGAGCCACACAGTGTACCCTTTGTTTTATTAGGAGCAGGATTGCTTTGGTTTGGATGGTTTGGTTTTAATGCAGGGTCTGAACTCGCATCTGATGCCCGGGCAACTATGGCCTTTTTAGTGACAAACATAGCCGCAGGAACAGCTCTAACAGTATGGGTGATATTACAATACCTAAAGACTGGCAGATTTAGTGCTGTAGGTGCTGCATCTGGAGCTGTAGGTGGTTTGGTGGCTATTACTCCTGCCTCAGGTTTTGTAAACCCATTAGGAGCACTTGTTATTGGTGCAGGCGCTGGCGCTCTTTGTTATGGTGCAGTTATAGTGCGCTCAAATTTTAATCTAGACGATGCTTTAGAGGTTTTTCCTGTTCATGGTATAGGTGGTATTTGGGGAGCAATTATGACTGGAGTTTTTGCAGTCGAAGCCATAGGGGGCACAAAGGGGCTACTTGAAGGAAATGGATCAATTATGATTGAGCAAATAATAGCAGTAGTAGCTACCCTTGTTTATGGTTTTATTGTAAGTGCAGTAATACTTAAAGCCTTAGATATGGTGATGGGATTACGCGTTTCTGAAACCGATGAAGATATTGGAACAGATTTAACATCTCATGGAGAGCGTGGATATGTAGCTGATGGTGCTGATGCCTAG
- the glnA gene encoding type I glutamate--ammonia ligase, whose amino-acid sequence MANEPKNISDVLKLMQDTGSDILDIKFIDLPGTWQHVSVPTSEVTESLFQDGTGFDGSSIRGFQSIDESDMLLVPDVSTVKKDPFNDGQLTVIADIRDPLTGESYSRDPRNVAKKAEAYLKTTGIGDNSFWGPEVEFFIFDSVRFSYGANHGYHFVDSDEGIWNSGDLTMLDGTTLNKGMRPRHKEGYFPVPPVDTLQDIRSEMVRTLINGFNIAVEKHHHEVATGGQGEIDIVFDSLVQTADNVMNYKYVVKNVAAKYDKVVTFMPKPLFNDNGTGMHTHQSIWKDGVPLFAGDEYAGLSKLALNYIGGLIKHGKALMALAAPTTNSYKRLTPGFEAPTILALSARNRSAACRIPMYFQNPKAKRVEFRSADPTCNPYLTFAAMLMAGLDGIENGYEPGDPLESDLFSLSAEDMAKLPQVPSSLEEALQALEDDHEFLLKGGVFTEDLIRGWIDFKRENDVDPVRLRPHPYEFYLSFDA is encoded by the coding sequence ATGGCAAATGAACCAAAAAATATAAGCGATGTACTAAAACTAATGCAAGATACAGGGAGTGATATCCTTGATATTAAATTTATAGATTTACCAGGTACATGGCAACACGTTTCTGTTCCCACAAGTGAAGTTACAGAGTCTTTGTTTCAAGACGGAACAGGATTTGACGGATCATCTATACGAGGTTTTCAATCAATTGATGAATCGGATATGTTGCTGGTTCCGGATGTATCTACCGTTAAGAAAGATCCTTTTAACGATGGTCAATTAACAGTTATTGCAGATATAAGGGATCCATTGACTGGTGAAAGTTATTCTAGGGACCCTAGAAATGTTGCAAAAAAAGCTGAAGCATATTTAAAAACCACAGGAATTGGTGACAATTCATTTTGGGGTCCGGAAGTAGAATTTTTTATATTTGATTCAGTGAGATTTAGCTATGGAGCAAATCACGGGTATCATTTTGTTGATTCAGATGAAGGTATATGGAATTCTGGTGATTTGACAATGCTAGACGGTACAACACTTAATAAAGGGATGAGGCCTAGACATAAAGAAGGATATTTCCCTGTACCCCCTGTTGATACTTTACAAGATATTCGCTCAGAAATGGTTAGGACTTTAATAAATGGATTTAATATTGCTGTTGAAAAACATCATCATGAAGTTGCTACAGGAGGACAAGGCGAAATAGATATAGTTTTTGATAGTCTTGTACAAACAGCAGATAATGTAATGAACTATAAATATGTTGTGAAAAATGTAGCCGCTAAATATGATAAAGTCGTTACATTTATGCCAAAACCTCTCTTTAATGATAATGGGACAGGAATGCATACACATCAATCTATTTGGAAAGACGGAGTTCCGTTATTTGCTGGTGATGAATATGCTGGTCTATCAAAGCTTGCTTTAAACTATATTGGTGGGCTTATCAAACATGGAAAAGCATTAATGGCTTTGGCAGCACCAACTACAAACTCATACAAACGACTAACTCCTGGATTTGAAGCACCAACAATTTTGGCGCTTTCAGCAAGGAACAGATCTGCAGCATGCAGGATTCCTATGTATTTTCAAAATCCTAAAGCGAAGAGAGTAGAATTCCGTTCGGCAGACCCAACATGTAATCCATATTTAACATTTGCTGCAATGTTAATGGCAGGATTAGATGGTATTGAAAATGGCTATGAACCAGGAGACCCATTAGAATCAGACCTTTTCTCATTAAGTGCTGAAGATATGGCAAAATTACCTCAAGTTCCAAGTAGTTTGGAAGAAGCGCTGCAGGCATTAGAAGATGACCATGAATTTTTATTAAAAGGTGGTGTCTTTACCGAGGACCTTATTAGAGGATGGATTGATTTTAAACGTGAAAATGACGTAGATCCTGTTAGGCTTCGCCCTCATCCATATGAATTTTATTTAAGTTTTGATGCTTAA
- the dnaA gene encoding chromosomal replication initiator protein DnaA: protein MFNMTQNIPEHNNIWSATLGLLEMKIPKASFETWLKDTFVLNSKNNVLTIGVSSSFVSEWLNKKMKTQIESAVKEVSSIKTKVVFTVAKNRETPTKTPANIDIKATKKPVSKFNKSNYRFDNFVVGESNKLAYSSALSVATEPGGRFNPLFIYSGVGLGKTHLLQSIADLMRKNSQSILYVTTEQFTNEFVTAIQKRKTDEFRAKYRNADALILDDIQFLQGKEQTQEGLFHTFNDLHDSNKQIVLACDRHPQYVDFIHDRLLSRFQWGLVADIQSPEIETRAAIVLKKAEQANIPITEDVTSLLATLYTHSIRELEGNLNKLIAYSEFSGVNINLDLAKLALGLDTESYNLPITEVSPEDLISIVAKYYKISVEKIQTKQSGRVSEPQKVAMYLALEILKLRYQEIVPLFGNWTTKTIRASNNWVKNELSSNNEFAKKITSIKSIISPKLSYKLN from the coding sequence ATGTTTAATATGACACAAAATATCCCTGAACATAATAATATTTGGTCAGCAACTCTTGGTTTACTTGAAATGAAAATTCCAAAAGCCAGCTTTGAAACATGGCTAAAAGATACTTTTGTTTTGAATTCCAAAAATAACGTACTGACTATTGGAGTTTCCTCATCGTTTGTTTCAGAATGGTTGAATAAAAAGATGAAAACTCAAATAGAATCAGCCGTCAAAGAAGTAAGTTCTATAAAAACAAAAGTCGTTTTTACTGTTGCAAAAAATAGAGAAACCCCTACAAAAACACCAGCTAATATAGACATAAAAGCAACAAAAAAACCAGTTTCAAAATTTAATAAATCAAATTACCGGTTTGATAATTTTGTAGTAGGTGAATCTAATAAGCTTGCATATTCATCTGCATTAAGTGTAGCAACAGAGCCTGGAGGAAGATTTAATCCTCTATTTATTTACTCAGGTGTTGGATTAGGTAAAACCCACCTTTTACAATCAATAGCGGACCTGATGCGAAAAAATAGCCAAAGCATACTTTATGTAACCACTGAACAATTTACTAACGAATTTGTAACAGCTATACAGAAAAGAAAAACAGATGAATTTCGCGCCAAGTATCGAAATGCTGATGCGCTAATCTTAGACGATATACAATTTCTACAAGGTAAAGAACAAACACAAGAAGGACTGTTCCATACTTTTAACGATCTACATGATTCAAACAAACAAATCGTATTAGCATGCGACCGACATCCCCAATATGTTGATTTTATCCATGACCGTTTATTGTCCAGATTTCAATGGGGACTAGTCGCAGATATTCAAAGCCCAGAAATAGAAACTAGAGCAGCTATTGTTTTAAAAAAAGCCGAGCAAGCAAATATACCCATAACTGAAGATGTAACTAGCCTTCTGGCCACTTTATATACCCATAGTATTAGAGAACTAGAAGGTAATTTAAATAAATTGATTGCCTACTCAGAATTTTCTGGGGTAAATATTAATTTAGACTTGGCAAAATTAGCACTTGGTCTTGATACTGAATCTTATAACTTGCCAATCACTGAGGTTTCTCCTGAAGATTTAATATCAATCGTTGCCAAATATTACAAAATTAGTGTAGAAAAAATACAAACCAAACAAAGTGGCAGGGTTTCTGAGCCTCAAAAAGTTGCTATGTATCTTGCACTAGAAATCTTAAAATTAAGGTATCAAGAAATTGTGCCACTTTTTGGAAACTGGACAACTAAAACAATTAGAGCCTCAAACAATTGGGTAAAAAATGAATTGTCTTCAAATAATGAATTTGCAAAAAAAATAACTTCAATAAAATCAATTATTTCACCAAAACTATCTTATAAACTAAATTAG
- a CDS encoding methionyl-tRNA formyltransferase — MKSSKINIIYFGTPEISAHVLQKISEEKINIVGVFTRPDSFNGRGKKLLESPVKQLSKSLNLPIFEPKSLRNDAIIEQIIQLSPDLIIVAAYGLIIPKEILDIPRYGVINIHPSLLPKYRGPSPVASALLNGESITGVSIMMLDEGMDTGPILAAEKFSIRAEHNTQTLTEELFQIGAKLLVSTIPPWVSGEITPIKQNTENATTTKLLTKDDGFVDWGSNCEFIARQIQAFNPWPSTFTSFSSKRLIIEKGFSVINPQLSSEHNKNPGYVTQTVLNGEVVTVVVCGEGFLVLTHVKLEGSSSQDIEDFVRGKPNFIGSTLG, encoded by the coding sequence ATGAAATCATCAAAAATCAATATAATTTATTTTGGAACTCCTGAAATATCTGCCCATGTGCTTCAAAAAATCAGTGAAGAAAAAATAAACATAGTTGGTGTTTTTACAAGGCCAGATAGTTTTAACGGAAGAGGAAAAAAATTATTAGAAAGCCCAGTAAAACAATTATCAAAAAGTTTGAACCTACCCATATTTGAACCCAAATCTCTTAGAAATGATGCCATAATTGAACAAATTATACAATTATCCCCAGATTTAATTATTGTAGCGGCCTATGGGTTAATAATACCTAAAGAAATATTAGATATCCCTAGATATGGAGTGATTAATATACATCCATCTTTGTTACCAAAATATCGAGGCCCTTCTCCCGTAGCCTCTGCATTGTTAAATGGTGAGTCAATAACAGGAGTAAGTATAATGATGCTTGATGAAGGCATGGATACTGGACCAATACTAGCAGCCGAAAAATTCAGTATAAGGGCTGAACACAATACACAAACATTAACTGAAGAATTATTTCAAATCGGGGCTAAACTTCTTGTTTCAACAATTCCGCCATGGGTGTCTGGAGAAATAACCCCCATTAAGCAAAATACAGAAAATGCGACAACTACCAAACTGTTAACAAAAGATGATGGGTTTGTTGACTGGGGCTCTAATTGCGAATTTATAGCCAGACAAATTCAGGCTTTTAATCCTTGGCCAAGTACTTTTACAAGTTTTTCTTCCAAAAGATTAATCATTGAAAAAGGTTTTTCAGTGATTAATCCACAACTTAGCTCTGAGCATAATAAAAACCCGGGTTATGTTACCCAAACAGTGTTGAATGGCGAAGTTGTTACAGTGGTTGTATGTGGCGAAGGTTTTCTTGTACTCACACATGTGAAACTAGAAGGAAGTTCTTCACAGGATATTGAAGATTTTGTTCGTGGTAAGCCTAATTTTATTGGCTCAACTCTGGGATGA
- a CDS encoding 50S ribosomal protein L25, translating into MANSGLEIKVQKRDVIGKNVRFLRKNGKTPIHLYGNGIESVSLEVETDELTRLLNRAGPNTPVSVTIDNDKEPRFTYLREVQKHPVTEKVLHVDFLEVSTTQEIISNISVGLVGESPAIKSYGGRINQTMRTIRVSALPKDLPERLEIDLSSLDSFEKVLRVSDIKISSDVLLLTDSDSVVVRISAPRRAATTGGSGEIQEQPVSDDTSSDENAEEEITEDQ; encoded by the coding sequence ATGGCAAATTCAGGTTTGGAGATAAAAGTTCAAAAAAGAGATGTTATTGGGAAAAATGTTCGTTTCCTTCGTAAAAACGGAAAAACACCAATACACCTTTATGGTAATGGTATCGAATCGGTTTCTTTAGAAGTAGAAACTGATGAGTTAACTAGACTCCTAAATAGAGCAGGTCCAAACACACCAGTATCTGTAACAATTGATAATGATAAAGAGCCTCGTTTTACATATTTAAGAGAAGTTCAAAAACATCCTGTAACAGAAAAAGTTTTGCATGTAGATTTTCTTGAAGTATCCACTACCCAAGAAATTATATCTAATATTTCAGTAGGTTTAGTCGGTGAATCTCCCGCCATTAAATCTTATGGCGGAAGAATAAACCAAACCATGAGAACCATACGTGTTTCAGCACTACCGAAAGATCTACCGGAAAGGCTTGAGATAGATCTATCGTCTTTAGATTCTTTCGAAAAAGTTTTACGTGTGTCTGATATTAAAATTTCCAGCGATGTTTTATTACTAACAGATTCTGACTCTGTAGTGGTAAGGATATCTGCGCCTAGAAGGGCTGCAACTACTGGCGGTAGCGGCGAAATTCAAGAACAACCTGTTTCAGACGATACTTCTTCAGACGAAAACGCTGAAGAAGAAATTACAGAAGATCAATAA
- the moeB gene encoding molybdopterin-synthase adenylyltransferase MoeB, with product MTQGNALTPEQVNRYSRHIIMPQIGSLGQRKLINSKAVVIGAGGLGGPVALYLALAGVGTIGIVDFDTVDLTNLQRQVLHDSESIGMPKVESASRTLKRYNPNVNVVTHETPINSTNAMEILGQYDIVINGADNFPTRYLVNDACYFLKKPLVDGSILMFDGQATTYIPGTDNACYRCLFKEPPPPGSVPTCAEAGVLGALTATIGSIQATEVVKVLLGIGTPLVNRLLLYDGLSLDFRVVKYRKNKDCPLCNGSQTELIDYLEFCGLPASSELVG from the coding sequence ATGACTCAAGGCAATGCGTTAACGCCTGAACAAGTCAATAGGTATAGTAGACATATAATTATGCCTCAAATAGGTAGTTTGGGCCAAAGAAAGCTGATAAATTCAAAAGCAGTTGTGATTGGAGCTGGAGGCCTGGGCGGCCCAGTTGCTCTTTACCTTGCTTTGGCCGGGGTGGGAACTATAGGGATTGTTGATTTTGATACAGTAGATTTAACAAATTTACAAAGACAGGTTTTACATGATAGTGAATCAATCGGAATGCCCAAGGTGGAATCTGCGTCTAGAACTCTAAAAAGATACAATCCAAATGTGAATGTTGTAACTCACGAAACCCCAATAAATTCTACAAATGCAATGGAGATTCTTGGTCAATATGACATTGTTATAAATGGTGCCGATAATTTTCCTACCCGTTACCTTGTTAATGATGCTTGCTATTTTTTAAAGAAACCTCTAGTAGACGGAAGCATTCTTATGTTTGATGGGCAAGCAACAACCTATATTCCTGGAACGGATAATGCATGTTACAGATGTTTGTTTAAAGAGCCACCACCACCAGGGTCGGTTCCAACTTGTGCCGAAGCTGGTGTTTTAGGGGCACTTACTGCCACTATTGGAAGTATTCAAGCAACTGAGGTTGTTAAAGTACTATTAGGTATAGGAACACCTTTAGTAAATAGATTATTACTATATGATGGATTGAGTTTAGACTTTAGGGTTGTGAAGTATAGAAAAAATAAAGACTGCCCTTTGTGTAACGGATCCCAAACAGAACTTATTGATTATTTAGAATTTTGCGGACTACCAGCTTCAAGCGAACTGGTTGGTTAA
- a CDS encoding cysteine synthase family protein, with translation MERPGILKAVGNTPLVEMPNISVSEDVRLYAKLEGANPTGSVKDRIALQMIEMAEENGEIKKGDTVLEPSSGNTGIGLAMVCKLKGYKLEIVLPENVSPERVQLLTAYGAKIHFSDGAKGTNGSIDVAKEMVASGKYFFPYQYGNEANPLAHYYGTGQEIIEQLPEIDIFVAGLGTGGTLMGTGRRLKEFNSEIKVVAAAPQPGDAIQALRSIEDGFVPPILDLDLLDARIMVTSEEAFKATKMLLDDEGIFAGISCGAVVASALKVARRLDKANIVCLLADAGWKYLSTNLWTKEYEDLQEELESKLWW, from the coding sequence ATTGAACGCCCCGGGATTTTAAAAGCTGTAGGAAACACCCCTTTAGTTGAAATGCCAAATATTTCTGTTAGTGAAGATGTGAGGCTTTATGCCAAATTAGAAGGAGCAAATCCTACCGGTAGTGTTAAAGATCGGATAGCTTTGCAAATGATTGAGATGGCAGAAGAGAACGGTGAAATTAAAAAGGGAGACACTGTTCTTGAACCATCAAGCGGAAATACTGGCATAGGTTTAGCCATGGTTTGTAAATTAAAAGGGTACAAACTTGAAATTGTTCTTCCTGAAAATGTAAGTCCAGAAAGAGTGCAGTTATTGACTGCCTATGGTGCAAAAATTCATTTTTCTGACGGAGCTAAGGGCACAAATGGATCTATAGATGTTGCTAAAGAAATGGTAGCCTCAGGGAAATATTTTTTCCCCTATCAATATGGGAACGAAGCAAACCCTTTAGCTCATTATTATGGGACAGGGCAAGAAATAATAGAACAATTACCAGAAATTGATATTTTTGTTGCAGGTTTGGGTACAGGTGGCACATTAATGGGTACAGGCAGAAGATTAAAAGAATTTAACTCAGAAATTAAAGTTGTTGCAGCTGCTCCTCAGCCTGGGGATGCTATACAAGCTCTGAGAAGTATAGAGGATGGATTTGTTCCTCCCATATTAGATTTAGACTTATTGGATGCAAGAATAATGGTGACAAGTGAAGAGGCGTTTAAAGCAACAAAAATGCTGTTAGATGACGAAGGTATCTTTGCAGGAATATCATGTGGAGCCGTGGTAGCAAGCGCTTTAAAGGTGGCTAGACGTTTGGATAAAGCAAATATTGTCTGTCTATTAGCAGACGCTGGTTGGAAATACCTTAGTACAAATTTATGGACCAAAGAATATGAAGATCTTCAAGAAGAACTTGAAAGCAAACTTTGGTGGTAA
- a CDS encoding glutamine synthetase yields MDQEKSRDEAIKFVTETVHGSDVRFVRLWFTDILGNLKGVSLNVAELENSLRDGMTFDGASIGAIARNEESDLVLIPDPTTFKVLPWRPSDGAVGKMFCDVFRPDGSPHLGDPRAILKSNLERAYRLGYTFLLSPETEYYYFKDSNSTEILDSAGYFDQTSDIGTELRRETVLALEEIGIPVEYSHHEVSPSQHEINLRHTDALTMADNVMTYKLAVKEIAQKHGIHASFMPKPVEGLHGNGMHMDMSLFKGDINQFYKDDGTGDDFISDTAKYFIAGLMKHAKEITAITNQWVNSYKRLVSGFEAPGYISWSKLNRGDLIRVPSYRKGRENSVRIEYRSPDSACNPYLAFSAILAAGLAGIENKYEIPIPVEQDINKMDQIQRSAQSIESLPTNLSEALHFFENSELMYNCLGEDAFYNFIKNKKLEWAEYSRHVSGYEIDKYLSML; encoded by the coding sequence ATGGATCAAGAAAAAAGTAGAGATGAAGCTATTAAATTTGTCACAGAGACCGTACATGGCAGTGATGTTCGTTTTGTGCGACTCTGGTTTACTGATATTTTAGGTAACTTAAAGGGCGTGTCCTTAAATGTGGCTGAGCTCGAAAATTCTCTAAGAGATGGTATGACTTTTGACGGAGCATCTATAGGAGCAATAGCTAGAAACGAGGAAAGTGACCTAGTTTTAATTCCTGACCCCACCACATTTAAGGTTTTACCATGGCGTCCTTCAGATGGGGCTGTTGGTAAAATGTTCTGTGATGTGTTTCGACCAGACGGTTCACCTCATTTAGGCGATCCTAGGGCTATACTAAAATCAAACTTAGAAAGGGCATATCGGCTTGGTTACACCTTTTTATTGTCTCCAGAAACAGAATACTATTATTTCAAAGACTCTAATTCAACTGAAATATTAGATTCTGCTGGATATTTTGACCAAACCTCTGATATAGGAACAGAACTTCGAAGAGAAACAGTATTAGCCTTAGAAGAAATAGGAATACCTGTTGAATATAGCCATCATGAGGTTTCTCCGAGTCAACATGAAATAAACTTACGGCATACAGATGCGTTAACTATGGCAGATAATGTTATGACCTATAAACTTGCTGTCAAAGAAATTGCACAGAAACACGGAATTCACGCGAGTTTTATGCCCAAACCAGTAGAAGGTTTACATGGTAATGGAATGCATATGGATATGTCTTTGTTTAAAGGAGATATAAATCAATTTTATAAAGACGATGGAACAGGTGACGATTTTATTTCAGATACTGCGAAGTATTTTATTGCTGGGCTTATGAAGCATGCCAAAGAAATTACGGCTATAACTAATCAATGGGTCAACTCTTACAAACGGCTTGTTTCTGGATTTGAAGCACCAGGATACATTTCATGGTCAAAACTTAATAGGGGAGATCTTATTAGGGTTCCATCATACAGAAAAGGAAGAGAAAATTCTGTTAGAATTGAATATCGATCACCTGATTCAGCATGTAATCCCTATCTGGCATTTAGTGCTATTCTTGCAGCGGGTTTGGCAGGTATAGAAAACAAGTACGAGATTCCTATTCCTGTTGAACAAGATATAAACAAGATGGACCAGATTCAAAGAAGTGCCCAGAGTATAGAGTCTTTACCCACTAATCTTTCGGAAGCATTGCACTTTTTTGAGAATAGTGAATTAATGTACAATTGTCTTGGAGAAGATGCGTTTTATAACTTTATAAAAAATAAAAAATTAGAATGGGCTGAATATAGCCGTCACGTTAGTGGTTATGAGATAGATAAATACCTATCGATGCTATAG
- a CDS encoding response regulator transcription factor, whose amino-acid sequence MLNLHVISTNGDISEELESALKAEDISFFSILESEDSSIGLDGILLELTKIDHDVINKANDISTKLGVPFFLAVTKEVLPFYDSSWGGRDFLTNPYHLGEFTARIKQKSENNLGINNSIPSIITAQNLRIDTEKYEVFVANTKVMLTYKEYRLLCILAANPGRVFSREVLLTDIWEYDYYGGTRTVDVHIRRLRSKIEINGNFFIETIRNVGYKFI is encoded by the coding sequence ATGTTAAATTTACATGTTATTTCGACTAATGGTGATATATCTGAAGAATTAGAATCTGCTCTCAAGGCAGAGGATATTTCTTTCTTTTCGATTTTGGAATCTGAAGATTCTTCAATAGGTTTAGATGGGATTCTGCTTGAACTTACAAAAATAGATCACGATGTTATCAATAAAGCTAATGACATTTCTACAAAACTTGGAGTCCCATTTTTTTTAGCTGTTACAAAAGAAGTGCTTCCTTTTTATGATAGTTCATGGGGTGGTCGCGATTTTTTAACGAATCCATATCACCTTGGTGAATTTACTGCACGAATAAAGCAGAAGTCTGAGAATAATTTAGGTATAAATAATTCTATTCCTAGTATTATTACGGCTCAAAACCTAAGAATTGACACAGAGAAATACGAGGTTTTTGTTGCAAATACAAAAGTAATGTTGACGTACAAAGAATATAGATTACTTTGTATTTTGGCAGCAAACCCAGGTAGAGTATTTTCTCGAGAAGTTTTATTAACGGATATATGGGAATACGATTATTATGGTGGGACCCGTACAGTTGATGTACATATAAGAAGATTAAGAAGCAAGATAGAAATTAACGGTAATTTTTTTATAGAAACTATACGAAATGTCGGCTATAAATTCATCTAA